Proteins encoded in a region of the Rhipicephalus microplus isolate Deutch F79 unplaced genomic scaffold, USDA_Rmic scaffold_207, whole genome shotgun sequence genome:
- the LOC142792210 gene encoding histone H2A-like: MSGRGKGGKAKGKSKTRSSRAGLQFPVGRIHRLLRKGNYAERVGAGAPVYLAAVLEYLAAEVLELAGNAARDNKKTRIIPRHLQLAIRNDEELNKLLSGVTIAQGGVLPNIQAVLLPKKTEKKA, encoded by the coding sequence atgtccggacgtggcaagggcggcaaggcgaaaggcaagagcaagacccgttctagccgcgcggggcttcagttccccgtgggccgtattcaccgcctcctacgcaagggaaactacgccgagcgcgtcggagctggcgctccggtctacctggctgccgtactcgagtacctggccgccgaggtgctcgagctggcgggcaacgccgctcgtgacaacaagaagacccggatcatcccccgtcacttgcagctcgccatccgcaacgacgaggagctgaacaaactgctttccggcgtcaccatcgcgcagggcggtgtgttgcccaacattcaagccgtgcttcttccaaagaagacggagaagaaggcgtaa